The sequence below is a genomic window from Anopheles cruzii chromosome 3, idAnoCruzAS_RS32_06, whole genome shotgun sequence.
ACGGCCGCCGCGTACGCCGCGTGAAGTAGGCAGCGAGTAGCGCAGTCGTTGAGGATCGGGCGCTGGGATGTGATTCCGTGTGCTCGCCCAGCCAGTCCGGCCAGAGTCTCGCCTATCATCCGCGGACGAAGGGAGCGTTTTTAAATAGACTTGGCGATTCCTGGTGCCCACTCAGTGTAGGTTCGAACGTTGCCGAAGAACTTTGTGGAAACGGACGCAGGACGAATCGGGCCATCGCTAGTGCCCTTTGCCCAGGGGTgaggctgttgctgctactgctactgctacggTGTAGCTgagccgtttccgttccgtaaTGTACGTTTGAAGTGACCATTTCGAAGAGGATAGCTACCGCCGGCTACCGGTGAACTCTCTCTCAGTGCGCGCTCGGTGTGACCATGCCGTCCGCGAACAAGGACAAAATATTCGGCGCATGGAGCCGTAGTGACAGCACGGGAAACGTGTACTTATCGAACAACAACAGTGCGGACAGTTTGGCGAAAATGTTCTCCCGCACGGCTCCCTCGAGCCCACGATGGACACCGTACGGTTCGAGGCACAACTCGCCCCCGATGCCGAGCTCTCCGCTGTCGTCCTCCCCGCCGACGACACTGCGGCGGAACTATTCGAGCACCTTCACGCTTATCCCCGAGGACCGGGCCATCGATCCGGTTTCGCCAACTGTTCCCATCCGGCCCGCCTCGGGAGCGGCGCCGGCACCACAGCATCGCACGTCCAACGGGCGTATTCTGGTGCGGCTGGTGCTgtggtggccgctgctgctgattacCATCGCCCAGCGTGTCCTCGGTTTCTGCATGCACCTGGCCTGGAAGCCGTTCCTGATGGCGGCCCCAGCCTTCTGGCTGTCGGCCTGCCTGTGGATGTTCTGGAAGCTGATcacgctgccgctggccgggcTGAAGTGGGCCCTCGTCTCGCTGCACACACCGGCGCACGAGCGAAACCGCAAGAAACGCACCATCCTGCTCAGCTGTGGCAGCACGATCCAGACGCTTCATCTGGCCCGCAACTTTTACAAATCCGGTGCCCGGGTTGTGGTGTTCGAGTTCGAAGGCCTGTTCGCGCTGGCCCGCTTCTCGACCGCCGTGAGCAAGTTCTACACCATCCAGCGCCCGACTCCGGAAACGGTCAACGAGTACATCGCGGCTCTGTGCGAGATCGTCGAGAAGGAGCAACCGACCCACTTCATCCCGGTGTGCGCCACCAGCCCGGCGCACTACGATTCGCTGGCTAAACCACACCTGGAGCTGCGCGGCTGCTCCAGCTTCATACCGGGCGCCCAGGAGACGTACGTCCTAGACGACATCCTGCAGGTGATGCGCAAGTGTGACGCGAATGATATCGTGCTGCCACCGCACCAGGTCGTGAGCTCGAAAGAGGAACTGCACCGGCTGTACGACAGTGGCTGGCTGTCCGGGTTCCGGAACGTGATGATTGCGTCCGGCATGCTGGGTCTGCTGGAGCGCAGCAAGTACGTACTGCCGGTCAACCGGCGCGACCTCAAGCTCGGCTACGAGGTGAGCGAGGGCCAGAAGTGGGTCGTCATCCGGGATGTGCTCGGTTCGCACTACGTCACGTGCACCACCGTGAAGGACTCGACGGTGATCGCGAACGTCACGTGCGCCATCCAGAGCGACACCCGCAGCCTCGTGCCGGAGGAAAATGCCGCGATCGAGCAGTGGCTGAACGAGTTCTTCCGCCGGATCCGACTGCAGCGCCCCATCAACGGTCACATCAGCTTCCGGTTGGTGAAGTGCCAGTGCAGCGGTCAGATTCTACCGCTCGGTATCCGGGTCGGCGTGTCGCTGCCCTACATCTGCTACACCGGCGTCCACTCGCGCGTGCTCTGCAAACCCTGTCCGCACTTTAGTCGCCAGAACTCGGGACCACTGGTGCAGGAGGGTGGCCGCTACTGGATCCACGAGACGGTCATGAACGTTCTGCGGCAGCCGAGTGTAGACACGGTCCAGCAACTCATCGGCACCGTGATTGACCAGCGGGAGGCTCTGTTCGTTTACTGGGACCCCCTACCATATTGCGCCTATTACCACTTTCAGCTACCCTTCAATTCCGTCAAACGGTTCCTGCACAAACGGCAAGCCTCGCGGACGTCCGTGCCAGCAATGGCCGCACCGGTGCAATGAGCTGTGCTCGCCAtgtgccacgtgtgtgtgtgttt
It includes:
- the LOC128274106 gene encoding uncharacterized protein LOC128274106, with translation MPSANKDKIFGAWSRSDSTGNVYLSNNNSADSLAKMFSRTAPSSPRWTPYGSRHNSPPMPSSPLSSSPPTTLRRNYSSTFTLIPEDRAIDPVSPTVPIRPASGAAPAPQHRTSNGRILVRLVLWWPLLLITIAQRVLGFCMHLAWKPFLMAAPAFWLSACLWMFWKLITLPLAGLKWALVSLHTPAHERNRKKRTILLSCGSTIQTLHLARNFYKSGARVVVFEFEGLFALARFSTAVSKFYTIQRPTPETVNEYIAALCEIVEKEQPTHFIPVCATSPAHYDSLAKPHLELRGCSSFIPGAQETYVLDDILQVMRKCDANDIVLPPHQVVSSKEELHRLYDSGWLSGFRNVMIASGMLGLLERSKYVLPVNRRDLKLGYEVSEGQKWVVIRDVLGSHYVTCTTVKDSTVIANVTCAIQSDTRSLVPEENAAIEQWLNEFFRRIRLQRPINGHISFRLVKCQCSGQILPLGIRVGVSLPYICYTGVHSRVLCKPCPHFSRQNSGPLVQEGGRYWIHETVMNVLRQPSVDTVQQLIGTVIDQREALFVYWDPLPYCAYYHFQLPFNSVKRFLHKRQASRTSVPAMAAPVQ